One part of the Coffea eugenioides isolate CCC68of chromosome 10, Ceug_1.0, whole genome shotgun sequence genome encodes these proteins:
- the LOC113749114 gene encoding NAC transcription factor 29-like, with the protein MCPPAPDPPADMVHGADDEVIMHLDRIRQGKPLPNNVIDDTNPFQFNPSNLPTGGIWYLVGSTEKMENKFGFWREKGTALDIRTGSAISGRRTTLEFIEFQNAREQKSNWIMHEYKITETSKGKESRVMCRVLQSGGRSSNIDLRPNSRQAVSFEQGSRSPSLKHSGVDGNKLLSEADRLLEPRTREPPYMFDGDYLELDDLADPQSSSTSADNSSCSSFTLDEYFDSHALLQELEDKNNQGLRETGTSSKFSVTASVPPSEVVMLPATLGSLVCTSGRQPSVGCTAPSSVLKTQNVGERIPDHTAKKPRTEKKEEDSAGSLCPAPPLGNAGKSTSKGKEKAASVNTKRLKKYMCFMPF; encoded by the exons ATGTGTCCTCCAGCACCTGACCCTCCTGCTGATATGGTTCATGGGGCTGACGATGAAGTCATTATGCATCTGGATAGAATCAGACAGGGAAAGCCTCTTCCAAACAATGTGATTGATGATACAAATCCTTTCCAGTTCAATCCGTCAAATTTACCAACTG GTGGAATTTGGTACCTAGTGGGCTCAACTGAGAAGATGGAGAATAAATTTGGCTTCTGGAGAGAAAAGGGAACCGCCCTTGATATACGGACAGGCTCTGCTATAAGTGGTCGGAGAACTACCCTGGAGTTTATTGAATTCCAAAATGCTCGAGAACAAAAATCTAATTGGATAATGCATGAATACAAGATAACAGAAACCAGCAAAGGAAAG GAATCAAGAGTAATGTGCAGAGTTTTGCAGTCAGGTGGACGAAGCTCAAATATAGATCTTCGCCCCAATTCGAGACAAGCTGTATCGTTTGAACAAGGTTCACGAAGCCCATCCCTG AAGCATAGTGGAGTTGATGGAAATAAGCTTCTATCTGAGGCTGACAGGCTTTTGGAACCACGAACAAGAGAGCCTCCTTATATGTTTGACGGTGACTATTTGGAATTGGATGATCTTGCTGACCCACAATCAAGTTCAACCAGCGCAGATAATTCAAGCTGCTCAAGCTTTACTTTAGATGAATATTTTGATTCACATGCCCTGTTGCAGGAGTTGGAGGATAAGAATAATCAAGGGCTACGAGAAACAGGTACAAGTTCAAAATTCAGTGTCACTGCATCTGTTCCACCAAGTGAAGTGGTTATGCTGCCAGCCACTTTAG GTTCTCTAGTTTGTACTAGTGGAAGACAACCATCTGTTGGATGCACAGCACCCTCATCAGTCCTCAAGACACAGAATGTTGGAGAAAGAATTCCAGATCACACTGCTAAAAAGCCAAGGACcgagaaaaaggaagaagattCAGCAGGGTCCCTATGCCCGGCACCCCCTTTGGGAAATGCTGGCAAATCCAcatcaaaaggaaaagagaaggcTGCTAGTGTCAATACCAAAAGGCTGAAAAAGTACATGTGTTTCATGCCATTCTAG